One part of the Humulus lupulus chromosome 9, drHumLupu1.1, whole genome shotgun sequence genome encodes these proteins:
- the LOC133800616 gene encoding probable purine permease 4 has product MVMENNNIIITTTPSQNPNQDQQRINNTNTNTNNDGDGDKRSGGGGGRVVMNKATYVPLLVINFLFLFVGSVSSSLLSKYYFNHNGKSIWVSTWVQCAGFPLLLLPIFLPYHLFKSTARKPFTHFTPSLLLLSLLIGLLLGLNNLLFSYGNSFLPVSTSALLLSSQLAFTLVLSVLIVKQKITFSNLNCVILLVTSSVLLALGSNHDKPKNLTRSNYFVGFFCTIGAGLLFALYLPVMERIYRKVYCYAMVMEMQLVMELAATALATAGMAGRGGFEEMVAESRPGPVGFDKGATAYWLTVGFNVVTWQLCFMGTAGMVFLTSSLTGGICMTALMTMNVIGGVVVYGDEFGGTKAVSAVLSVWGFCSYVYGMYINMKHQQTLISSNTNDSTNHHQQQQQNQSVEMVAMLNVDDRV; this is encoded by the coding sequence ATGGTGATGGAAAATAACAACATCATCATCACTACAACTCCATCCCAAAACCCCAACCAAGACCAACAAAGAATCAATAACACTAACACTAACACTAAcaatgatggtgatggtgataagagaagtggtggtggtggtggtagggTGGTGATGAACAAGGCCACATATGTGCCACTCTTGGTGATAAATTTCCTGTTTCTGTTTGTGGGTTCGGTCTCATCAAGCTTGCTGTCGAAGTACTACTTCAACCACAATGGAAAATCCATATGGGTCTCCACATGGGTCCAATGCGCCGGCTTCCCACTCCTCCTCCTCCCCATTTTCCTACCCTATCACCTCTTCAAATCCACGGCGAGAAAACCCTTCACCCACTTCACCCCAAGCCTCCTCCTCCTCTCCCTCCTCATCGGCCTCCTCCTCGGCCTCAACAACCTCCTCTTCTCCTACGGCAACTCCTTCCTCCCCGTCTCCACCTCCGCCCTCCTCCTCTCCTCCCAGCTCGCCTTCACCCTCGTCCTCTCCGTCCTCATCGTCAAGCAAAAGATCACATTCTCCAATCTCAACTGCGTCATCCTCTTAGTCACCAGCTCAGTCCTCCTGGCACTCGGCTCCAACCACGACAAGCCCAAAAACCTAACCCGCTCCAACTACTTCGTCGGGTTCTTCTGCACCATCGGCGCCGGACTCCTCTTCGCCCTCTACCTCCCGGTCATGGAGAGAATCTACCGCAAGGTCTACTGCTACGCCATGGTTATGGAAATGCAGCTCGTTATGGAGCTGGCGGCAACCGCCCTCGCCACCGCCGGGATGGCCGGCAGGGGTGGCTTCGAGGAGATGGTAGCGGAGAGCCGACCCGGACCCGTCGGGTTCGACAAGGGAGCGACGGCGTATTGGTTGACGGTGGGGTTTAACGTGGTGACGTGGCAGCTTTGTTTCATGGGGACGGCGGGGATGGTGTTTCTGACGTCGTCTTTGACCGGCGGGATTTGCATGACGGCGCTGATGACGATGAATGTGATCGGTGGTGTGGTGGTTTACGGCGATGAGTTCGGCGGAACCAAGGCTGTCTCCGCCGTGCTCAGTGTTTGGGGGTTCTGCTCTTACGTGTATGGTATGTATATCAATATGAAACATCAACAAACGTTAATTTCATCGAACACCAACGATAGTACTaatcatcatcaacaacaacaacaaaaccaATCTGTGGAAATGGTTGCAATGTTAAATGTAGATGATCGTGTTTGA
- the LOC133800618 gene encoding DNA replication licensing factor MCM6, translating to MEAFGSGGFMEDEKAVRVETSFLDFLKSFKISGELYYETEIEVMRANESNTMFVDFSHVMSFSNLLQKAISDEYLRFEPYLKNACKRFVMDLRPTFISDDNPNKDINLAFFNLPVAKRLRELTTAEIGKLVSVSGVVTRTSEVRPELLQGTFKCLECGGVIKNVEQQFKYTEPTICMNATCANRTKWALLRQESKFADWQRVRMQETSKEIPAGSLPRSLDVIIRHEIVEKARAGDTVVFTGTVVVIPDIMALASPGERAECRREASSRKDSSAGQEGVRGLRALGVRDLSYSLAFIANSVQISDGRRDNDIRNRKKDADEDDTQQFTPEELDEVQRMRNIPDFFNKLVDSVAPTVFGHQDIKRAILLMLMSGVHKVTHEGINLRGDINVCIVGDPSCAKSQFLKYTSGIVPRSVYTSGKSSSAAGLTATVAKEPETGEFCIEAGALMLADNGICCIDEFDKMDVRDQVAIHEAMEQQTISITKAGIQATLNARTSILAAANPTGGRYDKSKPLKYNVALPPAILSRFDLVYVMIDDPDDQTDYHIAHHIVRVHQKREEALSPTFTTAQLKRYIGYAKTLKPKLSTEARKLLVESYVTLRRGDTAPGSRVAYRMTVRQLEALIRLSEAIARSHLETQIFARHVRLAVRLLKTSIISVESSEIDLSEFDEVNPDNGDDGNENNNAGEGDEQPSNNAAPDPAPTDNENGGGSAQKPQAKKLVISDEYFQRVTHALVMRLRQHEETVRIEGTGLAGMRQKDLIQWYVNQQNEKNNYSSMEEAASEVSKLKAIIESLIRREGHLIVLDDGGQAAADGEGRPSSRNDRILAVAPNYVIE from the exons ATGGAGGCTTTCGGAAGCGGTGGATTCATGGAGGACGAGAAGGCTGTCCGTGTCGAGACCAGCTTTCTGGATTTTCTCAAGAg CTTTAAGATTTCTGGCGAGTTGTACTACGAAACTGAGATCGAAGTCATGAGAGCCAACGAGTCGAACACCATGTTTGTCGACTTCTCCCATGTCATGTCTTTCAGCAATCTTCTCCAGAAGGCCATCTCCGATGAGTACCTCAGATTCGAACCCTACTTGAAGAACGCTTGCAAGAGATTCGTCATGGACCTTAGGCCCACCTTCATCTCCGATGACAACCCTAACAAGGATATCAACCTTGCCTTCTTCAACCTCCCCGTCGCCAAGAG GTTGAGGGAGCTAACGACCGCAGAAATTGGTAAACTAGTATCTGTGTCGGGAGTGGTAACTCGGACAAGTGAGGTTCGACCGGAGCTTCTTCAGGGGACTTTCAAGTGTTTGGAATGCGGAGGAGTCATTAAAAATGTTGAACAGCAATTTAAGTACACTGAG CCTACAATATGCATGAATGCAACCTGTGCTAATAGAACAAAGTGGGCGTTACTTAGGCAAGAGAGCAAATTTGCAGACTGGCAGAGGGTACGGATGCAGGAAACTTCCAAGGAGATTCCTGCAGGTTCCCTTCCTAGATCATTGGATGTTATTATCCGCCATGAGATCGTGGAAAAGGCAAGGGCAGGAGACAC GGTTGTCTTCACTGGTACTGTTGTTGTGATACCAGACATTATGGCATTGGCCTCACCTGGAGAGAGAGCAGAATGCCGCCGAGAAGCTTCTTCTCGCAAGGATTCATCAGCTGGACAAGAAGGTGTGAGGGGCCTTCGAGCATTAGGCGTCAGAGATCTCTCTTACAGCCTTGCATTTATTGCCAATTCAGTTCAG ATTTCTGATGGAAGAAGGGATAATGACATAAGGAATAGAAAGAAGGATGCTGATGAAGATGACACCCAGCAATTCACG CCTGAAGAGTTGGATGAAGTTCAAAGAATGAGGAACATCCCTGATTTTTTCAATAAGCTTGTTGATAGTGTTGCCCCAACTGTCTTTGGTCACCAAGACATTAAGCGAGCAATCCTGCTTATGCTAATGAGTGGTGTCCACAAGGTCACCCATGAAGGAATCAACTTAAGAGGAGATATTAATGTTTGCATTGTTGGAGATCCTAGTTGTGCAAAGTCTCAGTTTCTTAA GTATACTTCGGGAATAGTTCCAAGATCTGTTTACACATCTGGAAAATCTTCCTCAGCTGCTGGGTTAACTGCGACAGTTGCCAAAGAGCCCGAAACTGGTGAATTCTGTATAGAG GCTGGTGCACTGATGCTCGCTGACAATGGCATATGTTGCATCGATGAATTCGATAAGATGGATGTCAGAGATCAG GTTGCCATTCATGAAGCCATGGAACAACAAACTATAAGCATTACAAAAGCAGGAATACAAGCAACACTGAATGCTCGAACATCAATTCTCGCAGCTGCCAACCCCACAGGGGGGCGTTACGATAAATCTAAACCACTTAAG TATAATGTTGCTCTTCCTCCTGCTATTCTTTCAAGGTTTGATCTAGTATATGTAATGATTGATGACCCAGACGATCAAACAGATTACCACATTGCCCACCACATAGTGAGGGTACATCAGAAGCGTGAAGAAGCTCTGTCTCCTACATTTACTACTGCACAACTGAAGCGTTACATTGGATATGCAAAAACTCTGAAACCAAAG CTGAGTACAGAAGCCAGAAAGTTGTTGGTGGAGTCCTATGTAACTCTTCGTAGAGGTGATACAGCTCCTGGGAGTCGAGTTGCTTATCGCATGACTGTTAGGCAACTCGAGGCATTGATCAGACTTTCAGAGGCCATTGCTAGAAGTCATTTGGAAACTCAG ATATTTGCTCGCCATGTCCGTTTAGCAGTGAGATTGCTGAAAACATCCATAATCAG TGTGGAATCTAGTGAGATAGATCtatctgagtttgatgaagtAAATCCTGATAATGGTGATGATGGAAATGAAAATAACAATGCTGGTGAAGGCGATGAGCAACCAAGTAATAATGCTGCCCCTGATCCAGCTCCTACCGACAATG AAAATGGAGGAGGTTCTGCCCAAAAACCACAAGCAAAGAAACTCGTGATAAGCGATGAATATTTTCAAAGGGTGACTCATGCCCTTGTTATGCGCCTTAGGCAACATGAAGAAACTGTTAGGATAGAAG GAACTGGACTGGCTGGAATGAGGCAGAAGGATTTGATTCAGTGGTATGTGAATCAACAGAATGAGAAGAACAACTACAGCTCGATGGAAGAGGCAGCAAGCGAAGTTTCGAAACTCAAAGCCATTATAGAG AGTTTGATTCGAAGAGAAGGCCATTTGATAGTGTTGGACGACGGTGGGCAAGCAGCAGCAGATGGTGAAGGTCGGCCATCGTCCAGAAATGACAGAATATTAGCCGTAGCTCCCAATTATGTCATTGAATAA